The DNA region CGCGGCTCAAGCTTCTCGAGCGACTCGGGCAGAGCGAAGACTGAATCTCCAGGAGAAGCCGAACATGATAGTAGTGGGAACCCAGGCCCCCGACTTCACGCTGATGCGGGAGCCCAGGGAGTTCGTCAACCTCACCGAGGCCCGCGACGGCGGCGCGGCCGTGATTCTCTTCTTTCCGTTCGCCTACAGCTCGACGTGCACGGACGAGTTGTGCGCGATGGCCAAGGACTACGCGCGCTACGGGGACTTGGGAGCGTCGGTGTTCGGGATCAGCGTCGATTCGCCCTGGGCCAATCAGCGCTTCGCACAGGATCTCGACGTGCCGTTCGCGCTCCTGAGCGACTTCAACAAGGAGGCATCCGCGGCTT from Gemmatimonadota bacterium includes:
- a CDS encoding peroxiredoxin produces the protein MIVVGTQAPDFTLMREPREFVNLTEARDGGAAVILFFPFAYSSTCTDELCAMAKDYARYGDLGASVFGISVDSPWANQRFAQDLDVPFALLSDFNKEASAAYGVLTDMGPFKGVSDRTAFVIAPDGTVAWNWKAPNPSVEPPYDEIEAALESL